The following coding sequences lie in one Vanacampus margaritifer isolate UIUO_Vmar chromosome 16, RoL_Vmar_1.0, whole genome shotgun sequence genomic window:
- the ccdc61 gene encoding centrosomal protein CCDC61 isoform X2 — protein MEESSEVMENIVFRGSEFAVKVEVDKGGLLVEISDSKTADQWKAEFDPAYIEDLTRKTGNFKQFPIFCSMLESAVRKTSDSVTLDLLTYADLELLRNRKAGVVGRPRGHPQSSALTAKRYLILIYTVEFDRIHYPLPLPYIGKPDPAALQKEIRALRSELSALTSQRVGKSAELEIQRLRAELALMKEEKEAIAKVLERLQLGGSVPAPGGPQDWRGRDVVRTLEEQLLKERAKSQRSASKRCQEQQHLMEQLDELRASECTLRLHVKSLTNELALLRRRGSPASACGEIYRSHNPARGRSGSRERRGDRVQRSTERGRRADSTGTRVAVRRPSPSPTGSRAPRFDPTAYIQDKQRRLRESELKRQLKVRRDLMISPSLIPERGRSRSREACPHSSRTGSRGRSLSIERQGSRNSSESSLVDTEEMTKALLRGRKQTFNGPSASRGSLIARKPISSTPTYRMKDKESSIDTGAELSEIDARLQALQEYMRDLDTGH, from the exons ATGGAGGAGAGCTCGGAGGTGATGGAGAACATTGTGTTCCGAGGATCTGAATTTGCCGTGAAGGTGGAAGTGGATAAGGGCGGGCTGCTGGTGGAAATCTCCGATTCAAAGACGGCAGATCAGTGGAAGGCAGAATTTGATCCAGCCT ACATCGAAGACCTCACTCGGAAAACCGGCAACTTCAAACAGTTCCCCATTTTTTGTAGCATGTTGGAGTCGGCCGTGAGAAAG ACGAGCGATTCGGTCACACTGGACTTGTTGACCTACGCAGACCTAGAACTTCTAAGGAACAGGAAAGCGGGAGTGGTCGGTCGCCCTCGGGGCCATCCACAGTCGTCTGCTCTCACCGCCAAACGTTACCTTATTCTCATCTACACTGTGGAGTTTGACAG GATACACTACCCTTTGCCGCTGCCGTACATCGGCAAGCCCGACCCAGCCGCCTTGCAGAAGGAAATCAGGGCCCTTCGGTCGGAACTAAGCGCGCTCACCTCTCAGAGAGTCGGCAAGTCTGCGGAGCTTGAAATCCAGCGCTTACGAGCCGA GCTGGCTCTGATGAAGGAGGAGAAAGAAGCCATCGCCAAGGTCCTGGAGCGGCTGCAGCTTGGCGGAAGTGTTCCCGCACCCGGCGGACCTCAAGACTGGAGGGGTCGGGACGTGGTGAGGACTTTGGAGGAGCAGCTGCTCAAGGAGAGGGCCAAGAGTCAGCGCTCGGCTAGCAAACGATGCCAGGAGCAGCAACACCTGATGGAGCAG CTGGATGAGCTGAGGGCCTCGGAGTGCACGCTCCGCCTTCATGTCAAGAGTCTGACCAATGAACTGGCGTTACTACGCAGAAG AGGGTCGCCCGCGTCCGCGTGCGGGGAGATCTATCGTTCGCACAATCCTGCCAGGGGTCGCTCAGGATCCAGAGAACGGCGAGGCGACAGAGTGCAAAGGTCAACGGAAAGAGGGAGAAGAGCAGACTCAACAGGGACGCGCGTCGCCGTGCGAAGGCCGTCACCTTCTCCCACTG GCTCCCGAGCACCTCGCTTTGACCCAACTGCTTACATCCAGGACAAACAGCGCCGGCTAAGAGAATCTGAGCTCAAAAG ACAGTTAAAGGTGCGGCGAGACTTAATGATATCGCCATCACTGATACCCGAACGAGGGCGCTCCCGCTCCAGAGAGGCGTGTCCTCATTCGAGTCGCACCGGCAGCCGAGGGAGGAGTTTGTCCATAGAGCGGCAAGGGAGCAGGAACTCCTCTGAGAGCTCTTTAGTGGATACGGAGGAAATGACAAAAGCGCTGCTCAG AGGACGGAAACAGACGTTTAATGGCCCCAGCGCG TCCAGAGGAAGCCTGATTGCTCGGAAACCAATAAGCAGCACTCCAACATACAGGATGAAGGACAAAG AGAGCTCCATAGACACAGGCGCGGAGCTGTCGGAGATCGACGCCAGGCTTCAGGCCCTGCAGGAGTACATGAGGGACTTGGACACGGGACATTGA
- the ccdc61 gene encoding centrosomal protein CCDC61 isoform X1, translating to MEESSEVMENIVFRGSEFAVKVEVDKGGLLVEISDSKTADQWKAEFDPAYIEDLTRKTGNFKQFPIFCSMLESAVRKTSDSVTLDLLTYADLELLRNRKAGVVGRPRGHPQSSALTAKRYLILIYTVEFDRIHYPLPLPYIGKPDPAALQKEIRALRSELSALTSQRVGKSAELEIQRLRAELALMKEEKEAIAKVLERLQLGGSVPAPGGPQDWRGRDVVRTLEEQLLKERAKSQRSASKRCQEQQHLMEQLDELRASECTLRLHVKSLTNELALLRRSRGSPASACGEIYRSHNPARGRSGSRERRGDRVQRSTERGRRADSTGTRVAVRRPSPSPTGSRAPRFDPTAYIQDKQRRLRESELKRQLKVRRDLMISPSLIPERGRSRSREACPHSSRTGSRGRSLSIERQGSRNSSESSLVDTEEMTKALLRGRKQTFNGPSASRGSLIARKPISSTPTYRMKDKESSIDTGAELSEIDARLQALQEYMRDLDTGH from the exons ATGGAGGAGAGCTCGGAGGTGATGGAGAACATTGTGTTCCGAGGATCTGAATTTGCCGTGAAGGTGGAAGTGGATAAGGGCGGGCTGCTGGTGGAAATCTCCGATTCAAAGACGGCAGATCAGTGGAAGGCAGAATTTGATCCAGCCT ACATCGAAGACCTCACTCGGAAAACCGGCAACTTCAAACAGTTCCCCATTTTTTGTAGCATGTTGGAGTCGGCCGTGAGAAAG ACGAGCGATTCGGTCACACTGGACTTGTTGACCTACGCAGACCTAGAACTTCTAAGGAACAGGAAAGCGGGAGTGGTCGGTCGCCCTCGGGGCCATCCACAGTCGTCTGCTCTCACCGCCAAACGTTACCTTATTCTCATCTACACTGTGGAGTTTGACAG GATACACTACCCTTTGCCGCTGCCGTACATCGGCAAGCCCGACCCAGCCGCCTTGCAGAAGGAAATCAGGGCCCTTCGGTCGGAACTAAGCGCGCTCACCTCTCAGAGAGTCGGCAAGTCTGCGGAGCTTGAAATCCAGCGCTTACGAGCCGA GCTGGCTCTGATGAAGGAGGAGAAAGAAGCCATCGCCAAGGTCCTGGAGCGGCTGCAGCTTGGCGGAAGTGTTCCCGCACCCGGCGGACCTCAAGACTGGAGGGGTCGGGACGTGGTGAGGACTTTGGAGGAGCAGCTGCTCAAGGAGAGGGCCAAGAGTCAGCGCTCGGCTAGCAAACGATGCCAGGAGCAGCAACACCTGATGGAGCAG CTGGATGAGCTGAGGGCCTCGGAGTGCACGCTCCGCCTTCATGTCAAGAGTCTGACCAATGAACTGGCGTTACTACGCAGAAG CAGAGGGTCGCCCGCGTCCGCGTGCGGGGAGATCTATCGTTCGCACAATCCTGCCAGGGGTCGCTCAGGATCCAGAGAACGGCGAGGCGACAGAGTGCAAAGGTCAACGGAAAGAGGGAGAAGAGCAGACTCAACAGGGACGCGCGTCGCCGTGCGAAGGCCGTCACCTTCTCCCACTG GCTCCCGAGCACCTCGCTTTGACCCAACTGCTTACATCCAGGACAAACAGCGCCGGCTAAGAGAATCTGAGCTCAAAAG ACAGTTAAAGGTGCGGCGAGACTTAATGATATCGCCATCACTGATACCCGAACGAGGGCGCTCCCGCTCCAGAGAGGCGTGTCCTCATTCGAGTCGCACCGGCAGCCGAGGGAGGAGTTTGTCCATAGAGCGGCAAGGGAGCAGGAACTCCTCTGAGAGCTCTTTAGTGGATACGGAGGAAATGACAAAAGCGCTGCTCAG AGGACGGAAACAGACGTTTAATGGCCCCAGCGCG TCCAGAGGAAGCCTGATTGCTCGGAAACCAATAAGCAGCACTCCAACATACAGGATGAAGGACAAAG AGAGCTCCATAGACACAGGCGCGGAGCTGTCGGAGATCGACGCCAGGCTTCAGGCCCTGCAGGAGTACATGAGGGACTTGGACACGGGACATTGA